One window of Bifidobacterium pseudocatenulatum DSM 20438 = JCM 1200 = LMG 10505 genomic DNA carries:
- the dnaE gene encoding DNA polymerase III subunit alpha, protein MATSGNFVQLHNHTHYSLLDGASKIPDLVRRAKELNMPAVGITDHGNMHGAYEMWSTAVKEGVKPIIGIEAYVTPETARQDQTRVSWDTNWNPDIDPQHRRRNPNDVSGGGLITHLTMWAETDEGLVNLMKASTDANLEGRVMRYPRMDKEILAKYSKGIIASSGCPSGIIQTRLLLGQFDEALRAAGELQDIFGRDNFYIEFMDHGLKIEKQVTDGLLDIAKKLNAPLLATNDSHYVRAEDAGSQDAMLCINSGSTLDEPGRFKFDGTGYYLKSAEEMRELFKDIPEACDNTLEIAERCNVMFDDHEDGAFMPQFDCPEGWDETSLFLKKVEEGLERRYDGHPPIEVLKQADYECGVICQMQFCGYFLVVADYINWAKSHGVMVGPGRGSAAGAMVAYAMGITELDPIKHGLIFERFLNPERVSLPDIDVDFDPDGRGRVLDYVGDKYGRDKVAQCVIYGTIKTKQALKDSARIMGYEFSMGERITKALPPAQTGGKDIPLHDIFEPSSKRYAEAREFRELYDSDPDVKRVTDEAMGIEGLIRQTGVHACATIMGSEPISNTSPLLERTDGTVTTTLEYHTCETLGLVKMDFLGLSNLTVIRDTLNNIEANGKTRIDHTKIPLDDRATYDLLSRGDTLGVFQLDSDGMRSLLKTLKPNNFNDISALIALYRPGPMDMDSHTNYAKRKNGLQKITPIHPEVAEPLKEVLDETYGLIVYQEQVQSAARILAGYSLGKADVLRRAMGKKKPEVLAKEKVPFFAGMKEHGYSQEAAQAVWDILVPFSGYAFNKAHSAAYGLISYWTAYLKTHYPVEFMAALLQGASTNKDKTALYLGEARRMGIQVLSPDVNESVYEYSAVGDVVRFGLGAIRNVGKAAVDAIVKERENDHGKYVNFPDFIRRVPMEALNRRLVESLIKAGAFDSIDPNRRALFTIHEAAINSVVGLKRKQAEGQFDLFSDLEDAGEDDAGMGDAMVNVPDVEEWDKKTKLNFEREMLGLYVSDHPLSGMQSILVSLREMSIAHLIDRAANMPDGQQVTVAGLITNVDRRMSKKGNPWAIVTIEDLESSIQCMFFGKVYETAAPELAVDTVVQIRGQVEKRDETVSMRATEFNVPTLEAQDEKPVTIMLPPIALDQSHVQQLGQILSNHPGPCEVKLALMDDKGNAKVLTFGDRFRVRRDTSLFAEIKILFGPSSLPLG, encoded by the coding sequence ATGGCTACTTCCGGAAATTTCGTGCAACTGCATAATCACACGCATTATTCACTGCTTGACGGGGCGTCAAAGATTCCGGATCTGGTCAGGCGCGCCAAAGAACTCAACATGCCGGCCGTCGGCATCACCGATCACGGCAACATGCATGGCGCATACGAAATGTGGAGCACTGCGGTCAAGGAAGGCGTCAAACCGATTATCGGCATTGAAGCGTATGTGACGCCGGAAACCGCACGCCAAGATCAAACCCGCGTCAGCTGGGATACCAACTGGAATCCCGATATCGATCCGCAACATCGCAGGCGCAACCCCAACGACGTATCCGGCGGTGGCCTGATCACCCACCTTACGATGTGGGCGGAAACCGATGAGGGCCTTGTCAATCTGATGAAGGCGTCCACTGACGCGAATCTCGAGGGACGTGTCATGCGATACCCCCGAATGGATAAGGAAATCCTTGCCAAATATTCGAAAGGCATTATCGCATCTTCCGGATGCCCGTCGGGCATCATCCAAACGCGACTGCTGCTCGGCCAATTCGACGAGGCATTACGTGCGGCAGGCGAATTGCAGGATATTTTCGGACGTGACAATTTCTATATCGAATTCATGGACCACGGTCTGAAAATCGAAAAACAGGTGACCGACGGTCTGCTGGACATTGCGAAAAAACTGAACGCGCCGCTGCTCGCCACCAACGATTCCCATTACGTGCGCGCCGAAGACGCCGGCTCTCAGGATGCCATGCTGTGCATCAATTCGGGATCCACGCTTGACGAGCCGGGACGATTCAAATTTGACGGCACCGGCTACTATCTGAAATCCGCCGAAGAAATGCGTGAGCTGTTCAAAGACATTCCCGAAGCATGCGACAATACGTTGGAAATCGCCGAACGCTGCAATGTCATGTTCGACGATCATGAAGATGGCGCGTTCATGCCCCAATTCGACTGCCCGGAAGGTTGGGATGAGACGTCGCTGTTCCTGAAAAAAGTCGAGGAAGGCTTGGAACGGCGTTATGACGGGCATCCGCCGATCGAAGTGCTCAAGCAGGCCGATTACGAATGCGGTGTGATCTGTCAGATGCAGTTCTGCGGATACTTCCTTGTGGTGGCCGACTACATCAACTGGGCCAAATCGCATGGTGTGATGGTCGGGCCTGGCCGTGGCTCCGCGGCAGGCGCCATGGTGGCGTATGCCATGGGCATCACCGAACTCGATCCAATCAAGCACGGCTTGATCTTCGAACGATTCCTTAACCCGGAACGTGTGTCGCTGCCTGATATCGACGTCGATTTCGATCCGGACGGCCGCGGTCGCGTGCTTGACTATGTCGGAGACAAGTACGGGCGAGACAAGGTCGCGCAATGCGTGATCTACGGCACCATCAAAACCAAACAGGCGCTGAAGGACTCCGCACGAATCATGGGCTACGAATTCTCCATGGGCGAGCGCATCACCAAGGCGTTGCCGCCGGCGCAGACGGGTGGCAAGGATATTCCGCTGCATGATATTTTCGAGCCGAGTTCGAAGCGTTATGCGGAGGCCCGCGAATTCCGTGAGCTTTATGATTCCGATCCGGATGTGAAGCGCGTCACGGATGAGGCGATGGGTATCGAAGGCTTGATCCGTCAGACCGGTGTGCATGCGTGCGCCACGATCATGGGTAGCGAGCCGATTTCGAATACGTCGCCGCTGCTGGAACGTACCGATGGTACGGTTACGACCACGTTGGAGTATCATACGTGTGAAACGCTTGGTTTAGTCAAGATGGACTTCCTTGGTCTTTCCAACTTGACGGTTATTCGCGATACGTTGAACAATATCGAGGCGAATGGCAAGACGCGTATCGACCATACGAAGATTCCATTGGACGATCGTGCCACGTACGATCTGTTGTCGCGAGGTGACACGCTTGGCGTGTTCCAGTTGGATTCTGATGGTATGCGTTCGTTGCTGAAAACGTTGAAGCCGAATAACTTCAACGATATTTCCGCATTGATCGCGTTGTATCGTCCTGGTCCGATGGATATGGATTCGCATACGAATTATGCGAAGCGTAAGAATGGTTTGCAGAAGATCACGCCGATTCATCCTGAAGTGGCCGAGCCGTTGAAGGAAGTGCTTGACGAAACGTATGGTCTGATCGTGTATCAGGAGCAGGTGCAGTCGGCCGCGCGTATTCTGGCGGGTTATTCGTTGGGCAAGGCAGACGTGTTGCGTCGAGCAATGGGCAAGAAGAAGCCCGAGGTGCTGGCCAAGGAGAAGGTGCCGTTCTTCGCGGGCATGAAGGAGCATGGGTATTCCCAGGAGGCGGCGCAGGCCGTGTGGGATATTCTTGTGCCGTTTTCGGGCTATGCGTTCAACAAGGCGCATTCGGCCGCATACGGTTTGATCTCATATTGGACTGCATATCTGAAAACGCATTATCCGGTGGAATTCATGGCCGCGTTGCTGCAGGGTGCGAGTACGAACAAAGACAAGACCGCGTTGTATTTGGGCGAGGCTCGTCGCATGGGCATCCAGGTGTTGTCTCCTGACGTGAACGAGTCGGTGTACGAGTATTCCGCTGTCGGCGATGTGGTGCGTTTCGGTCTTGGCGCCATCCGTAACGTTGGCAAGGCTGCGGTTGATGCGATTGTCAAGGAACGTGAGAACGATCATGGCAAGTATGTGAATTTCCCTGATTTCATCAGGCGTGTGCCGATGGAGGCGTTGAATCGTCGATTGGTTGAATCGTTGATTAAGGCCGGTGCGTTTGATTCGATCGATCCGAACCGTCGTGCCTTGTTTACGATTCATGAGGCTGCGATTAATTCGGTGGTCGGTTTGAAACGCAAGCAGGCCGAAGGCCAGTTTGATTTGTTCTCCGATTTGGAAGATGCCGGCGAAGACGATGCGGGCATGGGCGATGCCATGGTGAATGTGCCCGATGTGGAGGAGTGGGATAAGAAAACCAAGCTGAATTTCGAACGTGAAATGCTTGGCTTGTATGTGTCCGACCATCCGTTGAGCGGTATGCAGTCGATTCTGGTGTCGTTGCGTGAAATGTCGATCGCGCATCTGATCGATCGCGCGGCGAATATGCCTGACGGCCAGCAGGTGACGGTGGCGGGTTTGATCACGAACGTGGACCGTCGTATGTCGAAGAAGGGCAATCCTTGGGCGATTGTGACCATCGAGGATTTGGAAAGCTCCATCCAGTGCATGTTCTTCGGCAAAGTGTATGAGACCGCCGCTCCCGAACTGGCGGTCGACACGGTGGTGCAGATTCGCGGACAGGTTGAGAAACGCGATGAGACGGTAAGCATGCGTGCCACGGAATTCAACGTGCCGACGTTGGAAGCGCAGGATGAGAAGCCGGTGACGATTATGCTGCCGCCAATAGCGCTTGACCAATCGCATGTGCAGCAGTTGGGGCAGATTCTTTCAAATCATCCTGGACCCTGCGAAGTGAAGCTCGCCTTGATGGACGATAAGGGCAACGCCAAGGTACTGACGTTCGGCGACCGTTTCCGCGTACGCCGCGACACGAGTCTGTTCGCCGAAATCAAAATCCTTTTCGGTCCCAGTTCTCTGCCTTTGGGATGA
- a CDS encoding RluA family pseudouridine synthase: MSRLVPAPDALVGKRFDVAVAKMLGISRAKAAELIESGQARVLGRDISKSSTLQSGETVEFDIVEERTEPEPIARDMAVVYEDDDVIVVDKPVGVAAHASVGWTGPTVLGSLLDRGVHITSYGAAGRQGIVSRLDVGTSGLMLVCKSDLAYVEMRRQFAEHEVVKTYHALVQGNLKENKATIEAPIGRAKVSDFRFCVTPAGKEAITHWDVMERFGEATLVSVNLETGRTHQIRVHFSSIGHPLAGDAMYGANPQLGEALGLERQWLHAKQLEFRHPRTHVWTTVKSHYPADLQHALDVMRGRHDTQDKPEV; this comes from the coding sequence ATGAGCCGTCTTGTTCCCGCACCCGACGCGCTTGTCGGCAAACGATTCGATGTGGCCGTGGCCAAGATGCTTGGTATCTCCCGAGCCAAGGCCGCGGAACTCATCGAAAGTGGACAGGCGCGCGTGCTTGGTCGTGACATTTCCAAATCATCGACTCTGCAATCAGGCGAAACCGTCGAATTCGATATTGTCGAGGAACGGACCGAGCCTGAACCGATCGCACGAGATATGGCAGTGGTCTACGAAGACGATGACGTCATAGTGGTCGACAAGCCAGTGGGTGTGGCTGCTCACGCTTCCGTCGGTTGGACCGGTCCGACGGTGCTCGGCAGTCTGCTTGACAGGGGAGTGCACATCACCTCTTACGGCGCCGCGGGACGTCAGGGTATCGTATCCCGCCTCGACGTGGGCACATCCGGATTGATGCTCGTGTGCAAATCTGACCTCGCCTACGTGGAAATGCGCAGGCAGTTCGCCGAACATGAAGTCGTCAAAACCTATCATGCGCTCGTGCAAGGCAATCTCAAGGAAAACAAGGCCACGATCGAAGCGCCGATCGGACGTGCCAAAGTCTCCGATTTTCGTTTTTGCGTTACGCCCGCCGGCAAAGAAGCCATCACCCATTGGGATGTGATGGAACGTTTCGGTGAGGCGACGTTGGTTTCCGTGAATCTGGAAACCGGTCGAACCCATCAGATCCGCGTGCATTTCTCGTCCATCGGGCATCCGCTTGCGGGAGACGCCATGTACGGTGCCAATCCGCAGTTGGGTGAGGCATTGGGATTGGAACGGCAGTGGCTGCACGCCAAGCAACTTGAATTCCGCCATCCGCGAACCCATGTGTGGACCACGGTGAAATCGCATTATCCAGCTGATTTGCAGCATGCGCTCGACGTGATGCGTGGCAGGCACGACACACAAGACAAGCCTGAAGTGTGA
- a CDS encoding signal peptidase II, giving the protein MTNDQRRLRTRVAVFACIAVVALVLDQISKAWAQSALADGQTVRVIPGILSFTLVHNPGASLGMGSNMTWLISLLAIVACVALAVLAIRTISMKWTVVFALAFAGALGNLIDRVMYAEGFLNGKVVDFLNYGWSVGNVADIFLMVAGVAAVVLLFVGEPFSQKDLDEQAAEQTKQTTGDQNA; this is encoded by the coding sequence ATGACAAATGATCAAAGACGGCTGCGCACCCGCGTGGCCGTCTTTGCGTGTATCGCCGTTGTGGCACTGGTACTCGACCAGATCAGCAAGGCATGGGCGCAGTCGGCGCTTGCCGACGGGCAGACGGTACGTGTGATTCCGGGCATCCTCTCATTCACGCTGGTGCATAATCCGGGTGCGTCCTTGGGCATGGGATCCAACATGACCTGGTTGATTTCGTTGCTTGCCATCGTGGCGTGCGTGGCGTTGGCCGTACTGGCAATCCGTACCATTTCCATGAAATGGACGGTGGTGTTCGCTCTTGCTTTCGCAGGAGCATTGGGCAATCTCATCGATCGTGTGATGTATGCCGAAGGTTTCCTTAATGGCAAGGTCGTCGATTTCCTCAATTACGGATGGTCGGTCGGCAATGTTGCGGATATTTTCCTGATGGTGGCGGGCGTCGCCGCCGTCGTACTGCTGTTTGTCGGAGAGCCCTTCAGCCAGAAGGATCTTGACGAACAGGCCGCAGAACAGACGAAACAGACGACCGGAGACCAGAACGCATGA
- a CDS encoding DivIVA domain-containing protein, producing MALLTPKDIREHTFQTVRFKEGYDVDEVDDFLDQVTETVEALGKQAVASGQATQSLGPDVAGLNSKISELSAQVQSLQQENATLKSASEQAAGAGDQAAQAAQVAAAKLTEAEESNRALSAQNEQLKGQVDRLSAQVDQLTAQAAEAAGQADLGEQLTSMQHERDAFRAQTEDLSRQLASAQQQVVVAQQQAAEIQQLNARLEEAQEQVAQAQQLTQQHAAQSQQQDERAQQQAAQIQQLAQQLQESQQREAQLREQVAKVEPSTETGSLQKIAGAAASANTEPERATAMLTLAMQLHDQYVDKGKAKAKEITDESQRRYDELIGNANDYSNRTRTEADNYSEGTRSEADQYLADTRAKADGYLNQKTQEGDAYLTKRAQEGDDYLAQRTQEGNAYLDQKTQEGNAYLAQKTQEGDAYLDQKTQEGDAYLAQKTQEGDAYLDQKTQEGDAYLAQKTQDGDTYFSTKHNEADEYESEVQKRAFDYDSKTRTAADDYAQQVRDNLEAQTKVIEGNIQGLKQFETEYRARLTEFLGQLVSQVSDTNNYDQDSQDD from the coding sequence ATGGCTCTGTTGACGCCGAAAGATATCAGAGAGCATACCTTCCAGACCGTGAGGTTCAAGGAGGGGTATGACGTCGATGAAGTCGACGATTTTCTCGATCAGGTAACCGAGACGGTGGAGGCCCTTGGCAAGCAGGCGGTTGCCAGCGGCCAGGCTACTCAGTCCCTCGGCCCGGATGTTGCGGGGCTCAACTCCAAGATTTCCGAGCTCAGCGCCCAGGTTCAGTCCCTGCAGCAGGAGAACGCGACATTGAAGTCCGCCTCCGAGCAGGCAGCTGGCGCTGGTGATCAGGCAGCTCAGGCCGCACAGGTCGCAGCAGCCAAGCTCACCGAGGCTGAGGAAAGCAACCGTGCTCTGTCGGCTCAGAACGAACAGCTCAAGGGTCAGGTGGATCGCCTGTCCGCACAGGTCGACCAGCTCACCGCACAGGCGGCTGAAGCTGCAGGCCAGGCGGATCTGGGCGAACAGCTGACCTCCATGCAGCATGAGCGCGACGCATTCCGTGCACAGACCGAAGACCTGTCCCGTCAGCTGGCTTCCGCACAGCAGCAGGTTGTGGTGGCCCAGCAGCAGGCGGCTGAGATCCAGCAGCTCAATGCAAGGCTTGAAGAGGCTCAGGAGCAGGTCGCCCAAGCTCAGCAGCTCACGCAGCAGCATGCGGCACAGTCCCAGCAGCAGGATGAGCGTGCCCAGCAGCAGGCCGCGCAGATTCAGCAGCTTGCACAGCAGCTGCAGGAATCGCAGCAGCGTGAAGCCCAGCTGCGCGAGCAGGTCGCCAAGGTCGAACCGAGTACCGAAACCGGAAGCCTGCAGAAGATTGCAGGAGCCGCAGCCAGCGCCAACACGGAGCCGGAGCGTGCCACCGCCATGCTGACCCTGGCTATGCAGCTGCACGACCAGTACGTCGACAAGGGCAAAGCCAAGGCTAAGGAAATCACCGACGAGTCCCAGCGTAGGTACGATGAGCTCATCGGCAATGCCAACGATTACTCCAACCGCACTCGCACCGAAGCCGACAACTACTCCGAAGGCACCCGTTCCGAAGCCGATCAGTATTTGGCTGACACTCGTGCCAAGGCTGATGGCTACTTGAACCAGAAGACTCAGGAAGGCGATGCCTATCTGACCAAGCGTGCTCAGGAAGGCGATGACTATCTGGCGCAGCGCACTCAGGAAGGTAATGCTTACTTGGATCAGAAGACTCAGGAAGGTAACGCCTATCTTGCTCAGAAGACGCAGGAGGGTGATGCCTACTTGGATCAGAAGACTCAGGAAGGCGACGCCTATCTTGCTCAGAAGACGCAGGAGGGTGATGCCTACTTGGATCAGAAGACTCAGGAAGGCGACGCCTACCTTGCTCAGAAGACCCAGGATGGTGATACCTACTTCTCCACGAAGCACAACGAAGCCGACGAATACGAGTCCGAAGTGCAGAAGCGCGCCTTCGACTACGATTCGAAGACCCGTACCGCAGCCGACGACTACGCCCAGCAGGTCCGCGACAATCTCGAAGCGCAGACCAAGGTCATCGAAGGCAACATTCAGGGCCTCAAGCAGTTCGAAACCGAATACCGTGCACGTCTTACCGAATTCCTCGGCCAGCTCGTGTCCCAGGTGTCCGACACGAACAACTATGATCAGGACTCCCAGGACGACTGA
- a CDS encoding YggT family protein produces the protein MILSLIGSIVHFLVNAYILVLFIRMILDWVAVLASAWRPRGLVSSLIDAVYQLTEPPLRWLRQYIRPIPLGPIYFDVAFIVLYFILIAIDFLI, from the coding sequence ATGATTTTGTCTTTGATCGGTAGCATCGTCCACTTTTTGGTGAATGCCTACATTCTGGTGCTGTTCATTCGCATGATTCTCGATTGGGTTGCTGTGTTGGCATCGGCATGGCGTCCACGGGGGTTGGTGTCGTCGTTGATCGACGCGGTTTACCAGTTGACGGAGCCCCCACTGCGCTGGCTACGCCAATATATCCGCCCTATTCCATTGGGTCCCATCTACTTCGATGTGGCATTCATCGTTCTTTATTTCATTCTCATTGCTATTGATTTCCTCATTTAA
- a CDS encoding cell division protein SepF has product MAGFMKSAMSYLGMTDVAEGDEDFNEEAESSETSFDSDHSVTPMASTPAATSAPREQTKANPFQGGRVSRITTIHPKSYEDAQLVGRAIRDGVPVVLNLTGVAEAVAYRIVDFSAGVVFGVRGSIERVTPRVFLLSPAQVNIKVEEPQANNSSHDLFAD; this is encoded by the coding sequence ATGGCAGGTTTTATGAAAAGCGCGATGTCCTATTTGGGCATGACCGACGTTGCCGAAGGTGACGAGGATTTCAACGAAGAGGCTGAGAGCAGCGAAACCTCGTTCGATTCCGACCATTCCGTGACCCCGATGGCTTCGACTCCTGCCGCGACGTCCGCACCGCGCGAGCAGACCAAAGCCAACCCGTTCCAAGGCGGAAGGGTGAGCCGTATCACCACGATTCACCCGAAATCCTATGAGGACGCTCAGCTGGTCGGACGTGCCATTCGCGACGGCGTTCCGGTGGTGCTGAACCTGACCGGTGTGGCCGAGGCCGTGGCGTATCGCATTGTGGACTTTTCCGCGGGTGTGGTTTTTGGCGTGCGTGGCTCCATCGAACGTGTCACTCCGCGCGTGTTCCTGCTGAGCCCAGCTCAGGTGAACATCAAGGTTGAGGAACCGCAGGCGAATAACTCGTCGCACGATTTGTTCGCCGACTGA
- the ftsZ gene encoding cell division protein FtsZ translates to MVSEIAQTDNFNDKTNIKVVGVGGAGGNAVNRMIAEGLQSVEFIAINTDAKDLMRSDADVKISLNDATSRGLGAGADPEKGAKAAQDHQSDIEESLKGADMVFVTCGEGGGTGTGASPIVARAAHQQGALTIAVVTRPFSFEGPQRAASAALGIENLRKEVDALIVIPNDRLLELSDRTIGIVDAFKTADTALLAGVQGITDLISSNSYIHVDFNDVNAILRGAGTALFGIGSARGEDRATQAAEIAISSPLLEESIEGAHGALINIAGPSDLKLQEAAAATQLVGKAIHPEAQIIWGLSLDDAYGDEVRVTVIAAGFDANSKKAAQAEAQKQAEPAESTVPLSALSAAPRAAAVPQQPQPQLIQTPEAPKVQPLSTYIPSTPEPVVPSFDQTTEHEVVSSNDAGDLDIPDFLR, encoded by the coding sequence ATGGTGAGCGAGATTGCCCAGACTGACAATTTCAACGACAAAACGAATATCAAGGTTGTCGGTGTTGGTGGAGCTGGCGGTAATGCCGTCAATCGCATGATTGCCGAGGGTCTTCAAAGTGTTGAATTCATTGCGATCAATACCGACGCGAAGGACCTGATGCGTTCCGACGCCGATGTCAAGATCTCCTTGAACGATGCCACCAGCCGCGGGCTTGGCGCAGGTGCCGACCCGGAGAAGGGTGCCAAGGCCGCTCAGGATCATCAGTCCGATATCGAGGAATCGCTCAAGGGCGCCGATATGGTGTTCGTGACCTGCGGTGAGGGTGGTGGCACCGGTACCGGTGCAAGCCCGATCGTGGCTCGCGCCGCGCATCAGCAGGGTGCCCTGACCATTGCGGTGGTTACCCGCCCGTTCAGCTTTGAAGGTCCCCAGCGTGCGGCTTCCGCAGCACTTGGCATTGAGAATCTGCGCAAGGAAGTCGATGCGCTGATCGTGATTCCGAACGATCGACTGCTTGAGCTTTCCGATCGCACCATCGGCATCGTCGATGCGTTCAAGACCGCCGACACCGCCTTGCTGGCCGGCGTGCAGGGCATCACCGACCTGATTTCTTCGAACTCGTACATTCACGTCGACTTCAACGATGTCAACGCTATTCTGCGTGGCGCGGGCACCGCACTGTTCGGCATCGGTTCCGCACGAGGCGAGGATCGCGCCACCCAGGCAGCTGAAATCGCCATCAGCTCGCCGCTGCTGGAAGAAAGCATCGAGGGTGCCCACGGCGCGCTGATCAATATCGCCGGCCCGTCCGATCTGAAGTTGCAGGAAGCGGCCGCCGCCACCCAGCTGGTGGGCAAGGCCATCCATCCGGAAGCACAGATCATCTGGGGTCTTTCCCTCGACGACGCTTACGGCGACGAAGTGCGTGTCACCGTTATCGCAGCAGGCTTTGATGCCAACTCCAAGAAGGCGGCTCAGGCTGAAGCCCAGAAGCAGGCAGAGCCTGCGGAAAGCACGGTGCCGCTGTCGGCGTTGTCCGCAGCCCCGAGGGCAGCGGCGGTTCCGCAGCAGCCCCAGCCTCAGCTTATTCAGACTCCGGAAGCCCCGAAGGTGCAGCCGCTGTCCACTTATATTCCGTCCACTCCGGAACCCGTCGTTCCGTCATTCGACCAGACCACCGAGCATGAAGTGGTGTCTTCGAACGATGCCGGCGATTTGGATATTCCGGATTTCCTGCGCTAA
- the dusB gene encoding tRNA dihydrouridine synthase DusB → MPDSIVTAYEESDVLDPRTDAVRPSVPPVMKPVDLGPVHVETPVVLSPMAGVTNWPFRVICESYGPDGLYVAEMITARALVARNPKALRLCHFAPSEKIRSLQLYGVNPAIVEQAAKIVIDENMADHVDLNFGCPVPKVTRRGGGSALPWKTDLFREIIQRVVKVCDAANVPVTAKIRVGIDHEHETFLEAGHIAQEEGCKAVTLHARTTAEYYGGHSDWSRIGELVEALDIPVFGNGDIWGANDALAMVAETGCAGVAIGRGCQGRPWLFADIKNAFAGSDKRVDPTLGDVCRVVERHAELLTEFYDGDEQMAVHDLRKHIAWYLKGFPVGGSTRRAFMECENLEDVRAEIGKLDPNIRFPERVVDKPRGRVRFAKKVHLPYGWLESRETTHDERQALFGDDPMDASY, encoded by the coding sequence ATGCCAGATAGCATTGTGACTGCTTACGAGGAATCCGACGTGCTCGACCCGCGTACCGACGCGGTGAGGCCGTCGGTTCCTCCGGTTATGAAGCCTGTTGATTTAGGGCCGGTACACGTTGAAACCCCGGTGGTGCTTTCGCCTATGGCGGGCGTTACCAACTGGCCGTTCCGCGTGATTTGCGAAAGCTACGGACCGGACGGTCTATACGTGGCCGAAATGATCACCGCGCGCGCGTTGGTCGCACGCAATCCCAAAGCGTTGCGGTTGTGCCATTTCGCGCCGAGCGAGAAAATCCGTTCGCTGCAACTGTACGGTGTGAACCCGGCGATCGTGGAACAGGCCGCGAAAATCGTCATCGACGAAAACATGGCCGACCATGTCGATCTGAACTTCGGATGCCCCGTGCCGAAAGTGACCCGACGCGGCGGCGGATCGGCTTTGCCGTGGAAGACGGATCTGTTTCGCGAGATCATCCAGCGTGTGGTCAAGGTCTGCGATGCTGCCAACGTGCCGGTGACGGCTAAAATCCGCGTCGGCATCGACCATGAGCATGAAACGTTCTTGGAAGCGGGCCATATCGCGCAGGAGGAAGGCTGCAAGGCGGTGACCTTGCACGCGCGTACCACCGCCGAATATTACGGCGGGCACTCCGACTGGAGCCGGATTGGCGAGCTGGTCGAAGCGCTTGACATTCCAGTGTTCGGCAACGGCGATATTTGGGGTGCGAACGATGCGCTTGCCATGGTTGCCGAAACCGGTTGCGCCGGCGTTGCGATTGGCCGCGGCTGCCAAGGCAGGCCATGGCTGTTCGCCGATATCAAGAATGCGTTCGCTGGCAGCGACAAGCGTGTTGACCCCACGTTAGGAGATGTGTGCCGTGTGGTTGAACGCCATGCGGAACTGTTGACCGAATTCTATGATGGCGATGAGCAGATGGCCGTGCATGATCTGCGTAAGCATATCGCGTGGTATCTCAAGGGATTCCCCGTTGGAGGCTCCACCCGTCGCGCGTTCATGGAATGTGAAAATCTTGAGGATGTCAGAGCCGAAATAGGCAAGCTGGATCCCAACATCCGTTTTCCCGAGCGAGTGGTCGACAAGCCAAGGGGGCGCGTGCGCTTCGCAAAGAAAGTGCATCTGCCTTACGGATGGTTGGAATCACGGGAAACAACGCATGATGAACGTCAGGCGTTGTTTGGGGATGACCCTATGGACGCCAGCTATTGA